In the Nitrospirota bacterium genome, AACAAAAAGATAGTTCTCGTTGATGATGTTATATACACGGGGCGCTCAATCCGGGCAGCACTGGATGCCCTCATGGACTTCGGGCGTCCGGCACAGGTGCAGCTTGCCGTCCTGATTGACAGAGGACACAGAGAGCTCCCCATAAGAGCCGACTACGTTGGTAAAAACATTCCAACCTCTAAAACCGAACAAATAAAAGTTCTCCTCATTGAGCGCGGCCATGACAAAGATGCTGTGGTCATTCAAAGAGTTGAGTGAGCGATGAAAAAGCACCTGATTGACATCAAAAGCACATCCCTTGAGGATATTAAACTGGTGCTTGATACCGCATCGTCCTTTAAAGACGTTTTAAGCAGAGACATTAAGAAGGTGCCGGCATTAAGGGGTAAAACCGCCGTTAATCTCTTTTTTGAGCCCTCCACCCGGACAAAGACATCTTTTGAGCTTGCAGAAAAAAGACTGAGCACCGATGTCATAAACTTTGCCGTCCCAACAAGCAGTGTCGTGAAAGGAGAGAGCCTCTACGACACCATAAAAACCATCGAATCCTACGGAGTTGACTTTATCATCATACGGCACCAGTCAAGCGGTGTGCCGCACTTTATTACATCGTTTTCTAATGCCTCAGTTATCAATGCGGGTGATGGAATTAACGAGCATCCCACACAAGCTCTGTTAGACGCATTTACACTGATGGAGAAAAAAGGGGTGATAGAGGGACTTAAAATAGCCGTAGTTGGGGATATTTTTCATAGCAGAGTGGCACGGTCAAATATTTTTTGCTTAAAAAAACTCGGTGCAGAAGTTAGAATTGTCGCCCCAAACACTCTGATCCCAAAGGGGATTGAAAACGAGGGCGTGCATATATACAATAACCTTGAGGACGGCATAAGCGGAGTTGATGCCATCATGATGCTGAGAATTCAAAACGAGCGTCAAAGTGGCGGATTTCTAAGCTCCAAGGATGAGTATTTCCGCTTCTGGGGACTTACCTCAAAGCGCTTAAAAAGGGCAAAACCCGACTGCATTGTCATGCACCCAGGTCCCATGAACAGAGGAGTTGAAATAGACTCCGAGGTTGCCGACAGCGCTCAGTCAGTTATACACGCTCAGGTCATTAACGGCCTTGCCGTCAGGATGGCGGTTCTTTATTTGCTTAGCACCGCTTAGTCGCATACATATTTATAGTTTTTAGCTGAGGCAATTCGTAACCTTGATTATTTTTCATCTATATATGTAATATGTTGCATGCTGAGTAAATCATTCGGAATAATCTTTTTTGTACTGTTGTCAGTGTTTATTATTTACGGACAATCATTCGCTTATAGTGAGTTTGCAGAGAAAACAAAAAAAGATTGCCAGTACTGCCATATAGACCCAGCTGGCGGAGGACAACTCACAAATGAGGGACAAGCGTATAAACGAGAAATTTCTGTTAAAGGTAAAGGTTCACCGCTTACAACAAGTCAGAAAATAATCAGATTTATTTTTGGTTTTTTACACATAACATGCGGTGTCACATGGTTTGGGGCAATACTTTATGTGCACATTTTACTTAAGCCAGCTTATGCATCAAGAGGGTTGCCAAAGGGAGAGCTGACTCTCGGATGGATAACTATTTGCGTTGTAGGCGCTACAGGGCTGCTTCTAACAATAACGCGTATTCATGACTTGCAAACACTGTTTCATACAAAGTTTGGTATCCTTTTAACTATAAAAATAACAATTTACATAATCATGCTATCATCAGCGACAATTGTTACATTTTTTATCGGAAAGAAACTAAAAGGGAAAGTTGAAAGTAACATTGACACTATGAAAGGCGTTTTTACCATGGATGAAATTGCAGGTTGTGACGGGAAAGACGGCAGAGCCGCGTATGTTTTGTATAAAGGGGAGATTTATGACGTCACCTCCAGCAGGATGTGGAAAGATGGGAAACACGTTGGTAAACATCTTGCAGGTTTTGACCATACTGAGTCGTTAAAACAAGCGCCTCACAGCGAAGATAAACTCATGAAGTATCCCAAAGTTGGCAAGTTGGTTGAAAAGCAAGCAACAGCAAAACAGCCGTTTCATAGAAGACTATTTTACTTTTTTATTTATTTTAATCTATTTTTGGTTTTAGCGGTTCTTTTTATAATTTCTCTATGGCGTTGGGGTTAAGTACATCAACTGCAAAGATTTCAGGATATTTATTATTTTATTCAAACCATTGGATAAGCTATAATAGATTACAAAGCCTAAGCAAACAAGGAGGTCTAAGTTGACAGACAGACACAGCGATAAAATGTCCTTTTGTGTAACTATAAATGACGAAGACGTTTATGAGGCAATGAAATCTATAAGCGGTTATCTTGATATAACATCCAGAGATTTTAAAGAGGTTTACCAGGTCGCATATAAACATGCCTTAAACAGAGTAACACAATCTGTGGTAATCAAAGAAGTGATGACCACAGATGTCGTGACAGTTACGGCAGATACTCCAATTACTGAAGTGTCTGACAGGCTTTCTGAACATGCAATTTCCGGGATGCCGGTAGTTGATGACAGTGGCAAACCTGTTGGGGTCATATCAGAAAAGGATTTACTTTCCCGGATGGGGGCAGACCACACCTTAACTTTTATGTCGGTAGTTTCTCTATGTTTAAAACATAAGTGTTGTAAGATTATGAAGATTGCAAATCTTACTGCCAAAAACATAATGACAACACCTGCCGTGTGCATTAATGAAAACGCTTCAATCCATGAGGCAGTGTCTGTTTTTAAGACTAAGAAAATCAACCGGATACCAGTGCTTTCGGTTGACGGCAGACTGGTTGGAATAATCACTCGTGGCGATATCCTGAGATCCCCTTTGTTTCAAATAAACGTATAAAGAAACACCCGAAAAATTTTCAGCTCACTTATGAAGTAGATAAAGTATATGTGTTTAAAAACAGCAAACTATGACGTGTGCTTGACATAAGCCCGATAAAAACGTAGAATTAACTGTAGAATTATAAAATGCCGCAATTACAAAATCATATGGTCTTTTTTGAGACTTGTTACGTTGTGTTGGAGTCTCTGTGCCTGTGGCCGGAAAGCAGTTTTTACGGCAAGGTGATAACATGAAGAGAAAAATTTACTTTATCTTATCTGATGCTCTTATCATAGCAGCGTCTCTTTACCTTGCCTTTTACATCCGTTTTGATTTCTCCATTGACGTTGTGGATAGATACCTTCAGCTCATACTGTTTTTCCTGCCGATTTTCCTTACCGTAAAAATTTCCACTTTTTATATATTTAGAATC is a window encoding:
- a CDS encoding aspartate carbamoyltransferase catalytic subunit yields the protein MKKHLIDIKSTSLEDIKLVLDTASSFKDVLSRDIKKVPALRGKTAVNLFFEPSTRTKTSFELAEKRLSTDVINFAVPTSSVVKGESLYDTIKTIESYGVDFIIIRHQSSGVPHFITSFSNASVINAGDGINEHPTQALLDAFTLMEKKGVIEGLKIAVVGDIFHSRVARSNIFCLKKLGAEVRIVAPNTLIPKGIENEGVHIYNNLEDGISGVDAIMMLRIQNERQSGGFLSSKDEYFRFWGLTSKRLKRAKPDCIVMHPGPMNRGVEIDSEVADSAQSVIHAQVINGLAVRMAVLYLLSTA
- a CDS encoding CBS domain-containing protein, whose translation is MTDRHSDKMSFCVTINDEDVYEAMKSISGYLDITSRDFKEVYQVAYKHALNRVTQSVVIKEVMTTDVVTVTADTPITEVSDRLSEHAISGMPVVDDSGKPVGVISEKDLLSRMGADHTLTFMSVVSLCLKHKCCKIMKIANLTAKNIMTTPAVCINENASIHEAVSVFKTKKINRIPVLSVDGRLVGIITRGDILRSPLFQINV